Proteins encoded by one window of Photobacterium angustum:
- a CDS encoding GspH/FimT family pseudopilin, protein MKIKGFTLLETIITISVLSILIAMAAPSFSSLFASNAMKRTSIELRGLIVAAKSEAVMRGTDVYLHTVGLTSTKTLTDNWCLIATTDATITDCDHSNTLYKVDGSQLQGMNIQRHSSYATIRIDKQDGKPDFNNSLATIDWITFEKETGKALTMQMTWMGRLYQCGVEGEWYGAEEC, encoded by the coding sequence ATGAAAATTAAAGGATTTACCTTACTTGAAACAATCATCACCATTAGCGTGTTAAGCATATTGATCGCCATGGCAGCACCAAGCTTTAGCAGCCTTTTTGCCAGTAACGCGATGAAGCGAACCTCTATCGAGTTGCGTGGCCTGATCGTTGCGGCTAAATCAGAAGCGGTTATGCGCGGCACCGACGTATACCTTCACACCGTTGGATTAACCAGCACCAAAACCCTCACCGATAACTGGTGTTTAATTGCGACCACGGATGCCACCATTACCGATTGTGATCACAGCAATACCTTGTACAAAGTTGATGGTAGCCAACTACAAGGCATGAACATTCAACGCCACAGCAGCTACGCAACAATTCGTATTGATAAACAAGATGGTAAACCTGATTTTAACAACAGCCTAGCGACAATAGATTGGATCACGTTCGAGAAAGAAACCGGCAAAGCCTTAACCATGCAAATGACATGGATGGGACGTTTATATCAATGTGGTGTTGAAGGGGAGTGGTATGGGGCTGAGGAGTGTTGA
- a CDS encoding metal-dependent hydrolase yields the protein MKWLNHTLIAGALCAVVSPPHVAACVAGATAPDWMEYVAKALGKPVKHRGPTHIFTHWLIAAIAFTFVWDYHGLFMAFAWGGVSHILTDAMTVSGVPFSPYSDRRFHLFGGRFRTGDPIEYAISAAVIIACIGVSHITGSGSFSPFFFDWGGYYDEGLIDAAEWKANRFKLI from the coding sequence ATGAAATGGCTCAACCATACCTTAATTGCTGGCGCACTGTGCGCGGTGGTTTCACCCCCACATGTAGCAGCGTGTGTGGCAGGCGCAACCGCCCCTGATTGGATGGAATACGTAGCCAAAGCATTAGGTAAGCCGGTTAAACATCGAGGACCGACACACATCTTCACCCATTGGTTAATTGCCGCGATCGCATTTACCTTTGTGTGGGATTATCACGGCCTATTTATGGCGTTTGCATGGGGTGGTGTCAGCCACATATTAACCGATGCCATGACCGTGAGTGGGGTGCCGTTTTCCCCTTACAGCGATAGACGATTTCACTTATTTGGGGGGCGATTTCGTACCGGTGATCCGATTGAATACGCCATTTCAGCTGCCGTCATAATTGCTTGTATTGGGGTTAGCCATATCACAGGAAGCGGCAGTTTTAGCCCATTCTTTTTCGATTGGGGGGGCTATTACGATGAAGGATTAATTGATGCTGCCGAGTGGAAAGCTAACCGCTTTAAACTGATTTAA